TTAACCGCATGCGCGATTTAACCGCATCTGGTTTTTATACCACCAAAATGGGTATTGATGATATTGGCTTTGCCGGCAACAACCCCAACAAATGGATCGGCGTACCCGATGATGTATTGAAGCATTACAATATGCAGGATGTAAAAGCTGGCGTATAACAAACACATATGCACAACAAAAAAGGAGCTGTAAAGCTCCTTTTTTGTTGATAGCTGCCTGCTAATTACGGCTATATTGCAAGTTTAAAGGAATGGGGGCAGGGTTTTTGCCACTGATGGTGCCGGGCGTGAGATAACTCAACTTGAGTTTAAAGTCCTCATTCTTGTGAAGATACTCCAACCGGAGCGGATAAAATCCCTTTTTTAGCGGTAAAATGTATGAGTACGTATGGCGCCTGTAGTCGCCGTCCCATTGTATCAGCAGCTTATTGCCGATATATAACTTTGAATCTTTATCGGCATCTAAAATAAATATATAATAACCATCTTCCTTTGTTTCCAGCAAGCCGTCAATAACCAGGGCGAAATTGTTTTTGCGTGGTAGGTTATCTGCATCAAAATCGCTGTTTGTTATTCCTGTTTTTGTGGGCTTTAAACTTTTAACATCCGGCCATTTATCCCACGAGCCTTCATAATAGGCATAGTTAAAGCCGCCCGGTCTTGCGTTTTTTAGCATTCCAACCGGGCGCATTTCTTTTTCGGTTGTAAAATTGCCGCTTACGGTTTTATCATAGCGGTCGCGGTTGGTGAACCGTTTATACATTACAGTGGCAGGCTCGCTTAACGTAATTTCGGGTTGTGCTTTTGCCGAGGAAATTGTGGGCTCTGTTCCGTCAACTGTGTAGCGCACCTTTGTGGTGTCGTTAAAGTACCATAACTTAATAGGCTTGTCCTTTAAAATTATACCATTCATCGGGTGAAATTCCAACGCCCCTGTATAACTGGCGTAGGTAAATTTCAACCCGTCGTACGTGGTTTTGAGCCTTACCGAGCTATGGGTTTCGTCAGGATAGGTAACTATCTTCCAGTTTAAACCCTGCGGGGCGGCTTTTTTGAGTACGAGATCCATAGTATCAATCCTCATAGATTTGCCATCACGCCCCTCCCGGCCGCTTATGAAAATTGTGGTATTTGAACCGGCTAAAGCGGGCAGTTTACTGCCAGCTATTTTGGGCAGATAGCAATTATCCCACCAAAGGCTGGGGTCGACGGCTATATACGATTTAAACGTTTTGGGTTCATTTAGCATCGCGTAAATCACGAATAAACCGCCCAATTAGTGCCCCCAAAGCGTATTATCGCCGTTGGATGGATACGTTTTATTAACATAAGGAATCAGCTCGGTTTTAATGAAACTAAGGAATTTATCGGCCCCGCCGGATGTTTTCCAACCTTCTAAATGAGTTGGTGTAAGATCTTTATTCCTGTCAATACCTAAAACGCTCACAATTATCGTTGGCGGCATATAGGCTTCGCCTTCAACAAAGCGCTGTACCTGTTTAATGAGGCCGGTGTTCCAGTTGCCGCCATCAAGCACGTAAAGCACATCATATTTATCAGTGCTCCCCGGTTTATAATTTGCGGGAGTAAATACCTGTATTAGTCTTTTTTGGTTTAATACTACCGAATTCAAGGAGTCGAGTTTACTTCTTTCGGGTACTCTAAGCACAGTATCCTGCGCCTTAACCAGCGTAACCAGGCCGCTGATGATTGCTAGCACAATTAAAAATAAGCGGAACGTTTTCTTCATTTTAATATCCATTATTCGCTTCTCAAACTTTTTACCGGGTTCATCAACGCTGCTTTAATGGCCTGCACGCTAACAGTTGCAAGGGCTATTAATATAACAAGGCCTCCGGATAGCGCAAATATCCACCATTGTATGGTGGTACGATAGGCAAAACCCTGTAACCAGCTATTTAGGGCATACCAGGCAACAGGCGATGCAACGAGCATGGCAATTATTATCAAAACCAAAAACTCTGATGAAAGCAACCCGAATATGGAGGCTGCACTGGCACCAAGT
The genomic region above belongs to Mucilaginibacter sp. KACC 22773 and contains:
- a CDS encoding PA14 domain-containing protein, translated to MLNEPKTFKSYIAVDPSLWWDNCYLPKIAGSKLPALAGSNTTIFISGREGRDGKSMRIDTMDLVLKKAAPQGLNWKIVTYPDETHSSVRLKTTYDGLKFTYASYTGALEFHPMNGIILKDKPIKLWYFNDTTKVRYTVDGTEPTISSAKAQPEITLSEPATVMYKRFTNRDRYDKTVSGNFTTEKEMRPVGMLKNARPGGFNYAYYEGSWDKWPDVKSLKPTKTGITNSDFDADNLPRKNNFALVIDGLLETKEDGYYIFILDADKDSKLYIGNKLLIQWDGDYRRHTYSYILPLKKGFYPLRLEYLHKNEDFKLKLSYLTPGTISGKNPAPIPLNLQYSRN
- a CDS encoding alpha/beta hydrolase; the protein is MKKTFRLFLIVLAIISGLVTLVKAQDTVLRVPERSKLDSLNSVVLNQKRLIQVFTPANYKPGSTDKYDVLYVLDGGNWNTGLIKQVQRFVEGEAYMPPTIIVSVLGIDRNKDLTPTHLEGWKTSGGADKFLSFIKTELIPYVNKTYPSNGDNTLWGH